The following proteins are co-located in the Diorhabda carinulata isolate Delta chromosome 4, icDioCari1.1, whole genome shotgun sequence genome:
- the LOC130892471 gene encoding F-box/LRR-repeat protein 14, whose translation MMEDPTQVLFTELPVPLLSTAALLRHHHTRYQPYHLPHRFHIQEFVQHRTYDEEQTELDSGKTHISCLYPEILAIIFSYLDVRDKGRVAQVCTTWRDAAYNKSVWRGVEAKLHLRRANPSLFASLVRRGIKKVQVLSLRRSLRDVIQGIPNLESLNLSGCYNVADVGISHGFASECPSLTQLNLSLCKQVTDNSLSRIAQYLKNLEVLELGGCCNVTNTGLVLIAWGLKKLKRLNLRSCWHISDQGIGHLAFGNQSLEYLGLQDCQRLSDEALKHATGLTSLKSINLSFCISITDSGLKHLAKMSNLRELNLRSCDNISDIGMAYLAEGGSRISSLDVSFCDKIGDQALVHISQGLFNLKSLSLSACQISDEGLAKISNTLHDLETLNIGQCSRVTDKGLTNIAEALTRLKCIDLYGCTKITTVGLEKVMKLPQLSVLNLGLWHVR comes from the exons ATGATGGAAGACCCGACGCAAGTGTTGTTTACGGAGTTACCAGTGCCCTTGTTATCTACGGCGGCTTTACTACGCCACCACCATACAAGGTACCAGCCGTACCACCTTCCGCACAGGTTCCATATTCAAGAATTCGTTCAACATCGAACTTACGATGAAGAACAAACGGAACTCGATTCTGGAAAAACTCATATTTCTTGTTTGTACCCGGAGATTTTGgcgattatttttagttatttggaTGTGAGGGATAAAGGGAGGGTGGCACAAGTTTGTACTACTTGGAGAGATGCTGCTTATAATAAATCGGTTTGGAGAGGAGTCGAAGCTAAATTACATTTACGTAGAGCTAATCCGTCGTTGTTTGCCTCTTTAGTTAGGCGAGGAATTAAAAAAGTACAAGTTTTGAGTTTGAGAAGGTCGCTCAGGGATGTTATTCAAg GCATACCAAATTTGGAATCTCTGAATTTGAGCGGTTGTTACAACGTTGCCGACGTTGGTATCTCCCACGGATTCGCATCCGAATGTCCGTCGCTCACCCAATTAAATCTCTCGTTGTGCAAACAAGTCACCGACAATTCCTTGAGCAGGATTGCTCAATATCTGAAGAATCTCGAAGTGTTGGAATTGGGCGGGTGTTGCAATGTTACCAATACCGGTTTGGTGCTGATCGCTTGGGGATTGAAGAAACTCAAGAGGCTGAATTTGAGAAGCTGCTGGCATATCAGCGATCAAGGTATTGGACATTTAGCTTTCGGGAATCAATCATTGGAATATTTAg GTCTGCAGGATTGCCAAAGACTTTCGGACGAAGCTCTGAAGCACGCGACCGGTTTAACATCGTTAAAATCGATCAACCTCAGTTTTTGCATCAGCATCACCGACAGCGGCCTAAAACACCTGGCGAAAATGTCGAATCTTCGCGAATTGAATCTTCGTTCTTGCGACAACATCTCCGACATAGGTATGGCGTATTTGGCGGAAGGCGGTTCGAGGATATCTTCGTTGGACGTGTCGTTTTGCGACAAAATCGGCGATCAGGCCTTGGTGCACATCTCGCAAGGTTTGTTCAATTTGAAAAGTTTGTCTTTGAGTGCGTGCCAAATTTCGGACGAAGGTTTGGCCAAAATATCGAACACTTTGCACGATTTGGAAACTTTGAATATAGGACAATGTAGCAGAGTGACGGATAAAGGTTTAACGAACATAGCCGAGGCGCTCACTAGGTTAAAGTGTATAGATTTGTACGGTTGTACTAAAATAACTACCGTCGGACTagaaaaagttatgaaattgCCGCAGTTGAGCGTTTTGAATCTCGGGTTGTGGCACGTTAGGTGA